A stretch of Campylobacter concisus DNA encodes these proteins:
- the dapB gene encoding 4-hydroxy-tetrahydrodipicolinate reductase has translation MVKIGLYGASGKMAQSIISCLKDEKDATLSIAFSQKNEVENLSSDLLTNDFAKFFEACDVIIDFSQKEATVALLNYARTNPKPLVIGTTGLDDDEKNLLHLASGAMPILYATNMSLGVAVLNRLARIASKTLREFDIEIVEQHHRHKKDAPSGTAMTLAGSVAEARDLNLKDVLVTGRAGMVGARSKDEIAVMALRGGDVVGRHTVGFYNDGEFIELNHTATSRATFSKGAIRAAIWLKDQNSGLYSIDDSLGLDD, from the coding sequence TTGGTAAAAATAGGCCTTTATGGTGCTAGTGGAAAGATGGCTCAAAGTATCATTTCTTGTTTAAAAGATGAGAAAGATGCCACTTTAAGCATCGCTTTTAGCCAAAAAAATGAGGTTGAAAATTTAAGTAGCGATCTTTTGACAAATGACTTTGCTAAATTTTTTGAAGCGTGTGATGTAATAATCGACTTTAGCCAAAAAGAGGCTACGGTAGCACTGCTAAACTACGCTAGAACTAATCCAAAACCACTAGTTATCGGTACAACCGGCTTAGATGATGACGAGAAAAATTTGCTCCACCTGGCATCAGGGGCTATGCCTATTCTTTATGCAACAAATATGAGTCTTGGTGTGGCTGTTCTAAACCGCCTTGCAAGGATTGCTTCAAAAACATTAAGAGAATTTGACATAGAGATCGTAGAGCAACACCACAGGCACAAAAAAGATGCTCCAAGTGGCACTGCGATGACACTTGCAGGAAGTGTAGCTGAGGCAAGAGATTTAAATTTAAAAGATGTTTTAGTAACTGGTAGAGCCGGTATGGTAGGGGCTAGGAGCAAAGACGAGATCGCAGTCATGGCACTTCGTGGTGGAGATGTGGTAGGTCGCCACACGGTTGGCTTTTATAATGACGGTGAGTTTATAGAGCTAAATCACACCGCAACGAGTAGGGCAACCTTTTCAAAAGGTGCGATCAGGGCTGCTATTTGGCTAAAAGATCAAAATAGTGGCCTTTACTCGATAGATGATAGTTTAGGGCTTGATGATTAA